Proteins from a single region of Mytilus trossulus isolate FHL-02 chromosome 2, PNRI_Mtr1.1.1.hap1, whole genome shotgun sequence:
- the LOC134706306 gene encoding exosome complex component MTR3-like isoform X2 yields the protein MKVSSNGIRSDGRKCEDLRKMFIKTGVVSQARGSAYIEQGETKIICSVYGPREVVRKEEFSMKGQLTCEFKYATFSCSYRRQHQQDSEEKDFSVQLLEALEPAVCLHKFPKAQVNIFVEVLQNDGCALAASITCASMALADAGIEVYDLVIGCSMKIHEDKVLTDPTVNEEYDSQNSKELNHGSITIGFMPSLNQISAITSKGEIQIDFLKRAMSSCVEACQKIYPAMQQTLHTSIKDKLTASER from the exons GTGTCTTCAAATGGAATTCGTAGTGATGGAAGAAAATGTGAGGATCTCAGAAAAATGT TTATCAAAACAGGAGTAGTAAGCCAAGCCAGAGGCTCAGCTTACATTGAACAAGGGgagacaaaaataatttgttctGT ATATGGTCCTAGAGAAGTTGTCAGGAAAGAAGAATTCAGTATGAAGGGACAACTTACTTGTGAATTTAAATATGCCACTTTTTCGTGTAGCTACAGAAGACAACATCAACAAGACAGTGAAGAGAAAGATTTCTCTGTCCAGTTACTAGAGGCTTTAGAACCTGCTGTCTGTCTG CACAAGTTTCCCAAAGCTCAGGTTAACATCTTTGTAGAAGTGTTACAGAATGATGGCTGTG CATTAGCAGCTTCTATAACTTGTGCATCAATGGCCTTAGCAGATGCTGGAATAGAGGTTTATGATTTGGTAATAGGTTGTTCCATG AAAATTCATGAAGACAAAGTTCTAACAGATCCTACAGTCAATGAAGAATATGACAGTCAG AATAGTAAAGAACTAAATCATGGTAGTATAACAATAGGATTTATGCCTTCATTAAATCAGATATCTGCTATAACATCTAAAGGAGAAATTCAGATTGACTTTCTTAAAAGA GCAATGTCAAGTTGTGTTGAAGCTTGTCAGAAGATTTATCCAGCAATGCAGCAGACTTTACACACTTctataaaagacaaattaactGCCAGTGAAAGATGA
- the LOC134706306 gene encoding exosome complex component MTR3-like isoform X3: MFIKTGVVSQARGSAYIEQGETKIICSVYGPREVVRKEEFSMKGQLTCEFKYATFSCSYRRQHQQDSEEKDFSVQLLEALEPAVCLHKFPKAQVNIFVEVLQNDGCALAASITCASMALADAGIEVYDLVIGCSMKIHEDKVLTDPTVNEEYDSQNSKELNHGSITIGFMPSLNQISAITSKGEIQIDFLKRAMSSCVEACQKIYPAMQQTLHTSIKDKLTASER, from the exons ATGT TTATCAAAACAGGAGTAGTAAGCCAAGCCAGAGGCTCAGCTTACATTGAACAAGGGgagacaaaaataatttgttctGT ATATGGTCCTAGAGAAGTTGTCAGGAAAGAAGAATTCAGTATGAAGGGACAACTTACTTGTGAATTTAAATATGCCACTTTTTCGTGTAGCTACAGAAGACAACATCAACAAGACAGTGAAGAGAAAGATTTCTCTGTCCAGTTACTAGAGGCTTTAGAACCTGCTGTCTGTCTG CACAAGTTTCCCAAAGCTCAGGTTAACATCTTTGTAGAAGTGTTACAGAATGATGGCTGTG CATTAGCAGCTTCTATAACTTGTGCATCAATGGCCTTAGCAGATGCTGGAATAGAGGTTTATGATTTGGTAATAGGTTGTTCCATG AAAATTCATGAAGACAAAGTTCTAACAGATCCTACAGTCAATGAAGAATATGACAGTCAG AATAGTAAAGAACTAAATCATGGTAGTATAACAATAGGATTTATGCCTTCATTAAATCAGATATCTGCTATAACATCTAAAGGAGAAATTCAGATTGACTTTCTTAAAAGA GCAATGTCAAGTTGTGTTGAAGCTTGTCAGAAGATTTATCCAGCAATGCAGCAGACTTTACACACTTctataaaagacaaattaactGCCAGTGAAAGATGA